The DNA region TCTTGTCGGCCCATTCCTTGGCCGCGAGGTGCTCGAAGCCGTCAATGGGCTCGATGCGAAGGGTCACCTCTTTCGGCATCGGGCCGTCTTCCGGAAGAAGCCGCGTGGGCGCTTGATGGTCCTCGTCGTGCCGCGAAGATGTTGGCCGAACGACGACGCACCGGGCCACTCGGCGACTCGCTCGACGAGGTTGTCAGCGACGGGGTTGCAGAGAACGTAGATGAGCTTGTCGAAGCGGTCTTGGGCCTCGACAAGGTAAACGGCGTTGGGCTGCTCGGTGGCCCAGAGGTTTTCCCAGCGACCCCAATGCGCGTTGAGGGCCTTGGCGATCATCTTATGGAAGTGGGCGAAGAACTCGGGGTAGTTCCCGAGGTTGTCCCGAACGAGCAGGTGCTGGTGGTTGCTCATCGCGATGAAGCCATGCAGCGTGATCTTGTAGCGCTCGCACGCCTCCGCGAGGCAGTAGAGGTAGATCTGCTCGACGCGCGCATCGGGACGAAGCAGGTGCTGCCGCTGCGTGCAGCGGCGACTGGTGAGGTACGTGCGACCGGCGACGACCTGACGGGGAAGCGTCATGAACGTCACATCGGCAGCGATGCGAAAGAAGTTGCGTCGTCGGGACGATAAAGGAACCCAGGACGGGCTTTTGCAGGCCTTTGGCCGGACGATAAAGGAACCCAGGACGGGCCTTTGGCCTACGGGCACCGCCTCTGACCGCCCGTGGTGACGGAGGCTGCCGGGAGCCTTGCGGCTTCGACCGATCGGGGCGCGGGGACTCCGCGGGCACTCCGCCCCCCTGTGTTCCCCAAAGCACACCGCGACTCCCGGGGCTTTGAGTCTGGTCAGATCCAGCAACGGCCGCGACGTACGCTGAAATCCGCGGCGCCAAGGCTTGCAGGCATGCCAGTCCCGCCGGCACGACGGTTGCGTAGTTCACCACCATGACGCGCATCCCTGCCCTCGCCCCGTTCATCCTCCTCGTCGCTTGCGGCGGCAGCTCGCCCGAAGAGGGCGCGCCCAGCGACACCGAGCAAGCGCTGCAACAGGGCTCGAACACCGTGCTCCAAAGCCCCGCAGACAAGAACGGCGTCAGCGCGGAGTTCAAGTTTCGCATCGAGGCGACGGGCGAAAAGCGCGTCGCCCGCGTCAGCGCGAGCCGCGGCGCGGCGACCGCCGATCTCGCGTGCACCCAGCTCACCAACATCCACACCACGCCCTCGGAAGACGAGGTCGTCACCACGTGCGAGGAGCAGATCCAGCCGGGCTACGAATACGTCAGCGTCTACTTTCGCTTTCGTCCTTCGTCCAAGCGCTTCACCTACGACGTGATCGCGAGCCACCCGACCAAGCTCACGCAGCACCAGCGCGAGCTCTACCAACTCTTCGCCGGCAAGGACGTCGAGTCGCTGCCGCCCGAGCCCCCGGGCCAGCGTTACGTCAGCCACCGCGAGGAGGCCGACAAGCTCACGCTCCGGACGAAGACCCGCGCCACCGATCCGTTCTCCGATCCCATCGCGCTCGCGTCGGCGGTCCACGACGGCATGCGCGGGCCGCTTGGCGCCACGGCGAAAGATCGCGAAAAGGGCGTCGACTACACGGTCGAGCGCGTGACGACGTACACGGACTTCGAGACGCTCGTGTATTCGGTGCACGTGCAAGGGCGCAACGCGGGCGCCGATGTTCGGTGGCACAGCAACTACAGCATGAAGGTCTCGGTGCTCGCGTCCCCCGGTGCGCTCCGCTCGACCGACGAGATCGCGACGGCGCTGAAGGGCCTCGTCGCGGCCTTCTGAGCGACGCCGCCGCCCGTCTTCGCTCCGGCGGCGCACCGCGGTTCCGATTGTCTTCGCCCGCCATCTTTGGCATCACGCCTCGATGCTCTCCGCGCTCCGCTCGTTTGTGTGGCGCCAGTGGGAGTCGATCGACACCGAATACCGCACCGAGCGCCTGCCCAGCGGCAAGGCCGCGGCAGTGCTCCTCACCGTCGCCGTGGGCCTCATCTTGCCGACCTACCTGGGCAAGCCCACGAGCGTCCTCCAATGGGAGCGCGCGCGCCTCGCCATCGACACCCTCGAGGCGGGCCCGATGCGTGAGCTCATCCCGCACGTCTATTGGGCGCTCTTCAAGCTCGTGAACTACTTCCTGGTGCCCGTGCTCTGCATCAAGCTGGTGCTCAAGGAGCGCGTCGCCGACTTCGGTTTCTCGCTCAAACACAGTCGCCGCGTGTGGGCCTTGTACGCTGCGATGGTCATGCTCGCCTTGCCGCTGGCGTACCTAGCCTCGCACAGCGCGGCGTTCCTTCGCACCTACCCGAAGTTCCCCGGCGCCGGTCACTCGTGGACGCTCTTTTTCACGTGGGAGCTGGCCTACGGCCTCCAGTTCTTTCTCCTCGAGTTCTTCTTCCGCGGCTTCATGCTCTTCGCGCTCGCGCGGTACGTGGGCTCGCTCGCCATCGCCATCATGGTCGTCCCGTACGCGATGATTCACTTCGGCAAGCCCGCGGCCGAGTGCGTCGGCTCCGTCTTCGCGGGCCTCGTACTGGGCACCATCGCCCTTCGCACGCGCTCCATTTACGGCGGCGTCATGGTGCACTGCGCCGTCGCCTGGAGCATGGATGCCTTCGCGCTGCTCCAGAAGGGCCAGCTTCCTCGGTAGCCTTCCTCGCCAGCCTTTCTCGCTAGGACCCCTCCTTGCGAGCCATTCGTCTCACGCGCCCGACGAACCGCGCGGCGCGGCGCGCGCAAGAGCGGCGAGGCCTAGCAGGCCGACGGCCATCAGGAGCGTCGCTGTGATGCGCCCCGTGCTCCCGACTCCCCAGGTGCCGCGCTCGAGATCGCCACGAAACGACTCGATGACGAAGCGAAGCACGCCCTCGGCGAAGAGCCACGCGAAGAGCGTGATGCCGGGCCGCTTCTGGCCTACGCGGAGCGGCGGACTCGCAAGGACGAGCGCGAGCAGGAGGTGCGCCGCTCCGTCCACGAGCTGCACGGGAAAGAGCGGAACGTGGAGCGGCGTGTGCGCGATGGCGTGGGCTCGCTCGCTCGTGAAGACGATCGACCAAGGGCCGTCGTCGGGGCGCCCGTAACAACAGCCCGCGAGAAAGCAGCCAAGGCGCCCCACGCCCTGACCGAGCGCGACCGGCGCGCCGCACCAATCGAGCACGCGAAGGTTGCCCAGGCCCATGCGGCGACTGAGCCAGACGCTCGCGGCGATGCCCCCAAAGATTCCGCCGTGCACGACCCCGGCGGCGCGCCACGAACCGAGAGACTGCCCGGCGAAGAGCGCCACGAAGACCCCAAGCGCCTTGGCGCCGACGAGCCCCCACCGATCTGCACCACAGCGCCTTCAAAGCTGGACGCCGGGCCCACGCCGAGGCCACGACCGAGCCTCATGAACAAGAGCGCAGCGGAGGCGACGGCCAAGACCAACGCGACCCCGTAGGAGCCGAGAGGCCAGGCGCGCTCACCGAAGGTGAAGGTCCAGAGGATCGGGTGCATCGGCGTTTGGCGCCTCGGGGCGCCGTCCGCTTCTAGCACCGACGCAAGAGCCCGACACGCCGAGCGAAATCCACGCGCGCAGCCGGCCATGCGCCGGGCCGCGCGGCCCGCCACCGGGGCCATCGTTCGAGCGTTACGCCGCGCCCCCGAGCGAGGGCAAAAAGGGCGATACTGGCGCTTATGGGCTTCGACGAAGGAACCACCGCGCTGTTGCGCTCAGCCGACGCGAGCGCGGCCGTGCTGTCGCCATCCGTCCGCATCGTGATCACCGGCGGCCCCGACAAGGGCCAAGACCGCCTCATCACCGATCTCGCGCATCGACGGGTTCTCGTCGGCAAGGGCGAGCTCGCCGAGCTTCGCCTCACCGACCCGACGGTCTCGCGCCGTCACTTGGCGCTCGAGCTCGACGAGAGCGGCGGCGTCGTGCTCACCGATCTGGGCTCGAGCAACGGGACCTTCGTCGGCAACCTCCGCGTCCGCGAGGCGACGCTCACGGGGACCGAGACGGTGCGCCTCGGCGCGACGCTGATGCAGATCGCCCTCGAAGGCGCCGCGGGCCCCGTCTCGGCGTCGACGTCCGCGAACTTCGGCGCCGTCATCGGCGGAAGCCCGCCGATGCGCCGCATGTACAGCGAAGCCGAGCGCCTCGCGCCCCTCGACGTTCCGCTCCTGCTCGAGGGCGAAGCGGGGACCGGCAAGGCGCTCTTGGCAGAGGCGATTCACGAGGCCAGCGCCCGCCGCGGCGGGCCGCTCTTGGTCTTCGACCGCGGCGAGATGCCCGCCACAGCCCTGGAGCGTGAGCTCTTCGGCTCGGACGATCGCGGCCCCGAGCCCGGCCTCTTGGAGCGCGCACGCGGCGGCACCCTCGTCATCACGGAGATTTCCGCCCTCGATCTGCCCACGCAGCTCCGCCTCCTTCGCGCCCTCGAGACGAAGTCGGTGCGGCGCATCGGCGGCACCACCAGCCAGCCCATCGACGCCCGCTTGATCGCGACCACGCGCCGCGACCTCGACCGTGCCGTGCAAGAGCGCGCCTTTCGCGAAGAGCTGCTCTTGGCGCTCTCGGCGGGGCGCATCGAGGTGCCCCCGCTCCGCAAGCGGCGAGGCGATCTTCCTTTGCTCGCGAAGTTCTTTTGGCTTCGCTTCGGCGGCAGCGCGTCCACCCTCTCGCCAGACTTTCTTCAGCGCCTCGACCAACACTCGCTCCGCGGGAACGTGCGGCAGCTCGCAGCGCTCGTCGCTGAGGAGCTGGCCGGCGGCCGCGCCGACGGCGCCACGGCTGCGCCCGACGCGTCCGACGGCGCCGACGCGGACTCCGAGTCCGCGAAGGACATCCTCGACGCCATCGTCCAAAAGGGCCTCGCCTTCGCGCCGGCTCGGCAGCTCATGAACGCCGAGTTCGAGCGCCGCTACCTCAAACACATGCTGGCGCTCCACAAAGGCAACGTCTCGCGCGCCGCCGCGGCGTCGGGCATCTCGCGACGGTACTTCTATCGGCTCCAGGCCAAGGACGCGTAACCGCTCGCGCCGCGCTGGCGCTATGATGACGCTCCATGCTCGTCGCGGAGCGCATCGGCGACTTCCTCGCCTTCCCTGCCTTTGCCAAGGGCAGCAGCGCTTCGGTGCACCTGGCTCGTCTCGTCCGCACCACGGGCTTTCAGCGCCTCGTGGTGCTCAAGCGCCTCCACAAGACGCTCGTCCACGACAAGGAGGCCGCGGCGCGGCTGCTCTCGGAGGCGCGCCTCGCATCGCGCGTCCGCAGCCCTTACGTGGTCCCCATCCTCGACGTCGTCACGACGCCGGGCGCCCTCTGCCTGGTCATGGAGCTCGTGCAGGGTGTCACGCTAGGGCGGCTCATGGAGCTGGCCATCGAGCGCAGCAAGCTCCTCGAGCCTTCTGTCGTCGTCGCCATCTTCGGCAACGTCCTCCGGGGCCTCCACACGGCGCACGAGGCCGTGGGGGAAGACCGGCAGCCGCTCGGGCTGGTTCATCGCGACGTCGCGCCAGGCAACGTCTTGGTCGGCGCCGACGGCCTCGCGCGCGTCCTCGACTTCGGCATCGCGAAGGCGCTCGGCGACGCGCGCGCGACGGCCACGGGAGAGGTCCGCGGCACGCTGGCGTACATGTCCCCGGAGCAGCTGCGCGGAGCGCCGGTGACGCGGCTGACGGACATCTATTCGGCGGGCGCGCTTTGTTGGGAGGCGCTCACAGGCAAACGGCTCCGCGAAGACGCGAACGCGACGGCGGCGCTCCTTTCGAGCGAAGGCGCGGTGACGCCCCCGAGCCAACTCCGCGAGGGCCTGTCGGCGACCCTCGACGAGGTCCTCCTCCGCGCGCTCAAGAACGAGCCCTCGCAGCGGTTCCCGTCGGCGAACGCCATGGCCGCGGCGCTCGAAGCGGCCCTCCCGCCGGCGGCGACCGACGACGTCATCAAGGTCCTTGAAGAGCTCGCCTTCGACGATCTCGATCGCCTCCGCGAGCAGGTCACGGCCTGCGAGGCCTACGTCCACGACGCCACCGACGGCGACCGCGAAACCGCGCGCCAAGATCCGGGGCCGGCGGAGAACGACGTCGAGGCGTGGCCCGTCTTCGAAGGCGCCCTCGTCGCAGGCAAGTACCGCGTCGAGCGCGTACTCGGCCGCGGCGGCATGGGCGTCGTGCTCGGCGCGAAGCACATCGAGCTCGGCGAGCTCGTGGCCATCAAGGTCATCAAAGGCGGCATCGACGACACGACGGCGGAGCGCTTCGTGCGCGAAGCGCGCGCCGCCTCACGGGTGAAGGGCGAACACGTCGTCCGTGTCATCGACGTCGGCCGCGAGCGCGGCGTGCCGTACCTCGTCATGGAGCGCCTTGAAGGCGGCGACCTCCGCTCGGTGCTCGCGGCGTGGGGCCCGCTCGCCATCGACGAAGCGGTGCTCTATGTGCTGCACGCATGCGAAGCGCTCGCCGAGGCCCACTCGCTCGGCATCGTGCACCGCGACTTGAAGCCCGCGAACCTCTTCCTCGGCCGCCACCCCGACGGCTCGCCGCTCGTCAAGGTACTCGACTTCGGCATCGCCAAGACGCAGCCCGAGGGCGGCGAAGATCACATCTCGCTGACGGCCACACGCGACGTGCTCGGCTCGCCGGCGTACATGTCCCCGGAGCAGATCCGAAGGCCCAAAGACGTCGACGCGCGCGCCGACATCTGGGCGCTCGGCGTCGTGCTGTACGAGCTATTGACGGGGAAGCATCCGTTCTTCGACGAAAACTCCATGGCCGTCCTCGCGCGCATCTACGCCGAGGATCCGACGCCGATCCGCGACTTGCGGCCCGACGTCCCGAGCGGACTCGTGGCCGTCGTCGCGCGGTGCCTCAAGAAGGACGTCGACGCGCGCTTTGCCAACGTGGCCGAGCTTGCGGCGGCGCTCGAGCCGTTCGCTCCCGCGGGCCAGGTGTCGACGGGCCGCATCAAGCGCATGTCGCTGGCGCCCGCCGCGAACGCCGCGCCGACGATCTTTCGCGACGGGCCTTCAGCGAAGTCCGATCGAGCGCGCAGCCGGCGCGCGATGGCCTTGGTGGCCCTCGCCCTCGTCGCCGCGGCCGGTGTGGTGACGGCGATGACGCTCGGACCCAAGAGCGGCGCCGCGACGAGCAACGACCCGCCGAAGCGCCTGATGTTCGGCGACGCGGCGACCGAAACGCCGGTCGCGCGCGAAGCCGCGCGTGACGCGGAGGCATTGGCTCCATCGGGAGGCGAAACGCCGGGCCCACGACCAAGCGCACCGCCGGGACAAGCCGGCTCGATCGGAGTCGCGGGCTCCACCGGGGCGGGGCCCGCGGCCGCGCACTCGGCGCCGGTCGCTTCACCGCAAGCGCTCCCGCAAGGCCAGAAGCCGCGGCCGCCGAAGGCTGGCGTCACGCCGCCCGCGGCCGGTTCGACGGAGACGGAGCCCAAAGAGCCGCCCCGGCCCGCAACGCCACCGCCGAGCGTGCCCAGCGCGCCGACGCCGCGCAGCGATCCGGCGGCCGACTTTCGCTGACCGATTCGCCCGCCGCCGCCGCCGCCGAGGCCGACTGTCGCCCTGCCGATACGCGGTCCTTTCTCGTCCGCCAAACGTGAAGCGCGGCGCCTTGGCCTGCTAGCATCGGCCCCCGATGGCAGCGCGAGCTCGAACGGTGGCCCTGCGAGGGTTCGGCTTCGGCTTCGCGCTCGCGTTCACCATCGCCGACGCCACCCGCGCCGCCGCGCAGGAGCCCACCGAGCCGGCCGCTGCACCGGCCGCAACTGCCGCACCTTCTTCCGCAGCGCCGCCGCGCGACGAGAACGCCGAGCTCGCAGAAAGACTCTTCGCGGAAGGCCGAGACCTCGCCGCTCGCGGCGACAGCGTGAGCGCGTGCCTGCGCTTCGCCGCCAGCCGAAAGCTCGAGCCGCGGGCCGTGGGCCCGACCCTCAACCTTGCACTATGCAAGGAAAACCTCGCGGAGTACGCCACCGCCGCCGAGCTCTTTCGCGACGTGGTCGCACGCTCCGCCGGGAGTCGCCCCGATCGCGTGGAGCTCGCCGAAGCGCACCTCCGCGCCATCGAGCCGCGCATCCCGACGCTTCGCATCGTCGTCGATGGCCGCATTCAAGGCGCGCGCCTCGAGCTCGACGGAGCGCCGCTCGCGCCGGGAGCCTTCGCCACGGAGACGCCCATCGACGGCGGCTCGCACACGCTCATCGTGCAGGTGCCCGGGCAAGCGCTCTCACGTTTTGTCTTCGACGTTGAACGCGTTCGCGGGCGCGCGGCCATCCAGGTCACGGCGCCCGACCCGCCCCGGACGTCCCCCTTCCCGCTCGTCCTCGGCGCCGTGGGTGCCCTGGCCCTCGCTGGCGGTGTCGGCCTCGGCGTCTCGCTCGCCGTTCGCTGCGGAGGCCTGGCGCAAGACACCTGCAGCGCGGCCAACGGCCTGCCCGACGATCGGCGGAGCGCGAAGCTCGAGGACTTGAAGACACAGGGCGTCATCTCGACGGTCGCCATTGGCGTCGGCGTCATCGCCACGACGGCCGCGGCGGTGATCCTCGTGGGCAACAAGAAGGAGCGGAACGTCGGCGTGCGATTGGCCGCCCAAGGCGTGGGGGTCGCCGCTTTTGGAGCGTTCTAGCGATCGCGCGGTCGGCCGGTGGCGCGCTGCGCGAGCTGTCGTCGTCACGACGGCGGCGCTGGCCACAGGTGCTCTCGGCGTCGCGGCGTGCCTCGTGAACTTCAAAACCATAAATCCCGTCGCCGCCGCCGACGCTGCCGTCGGGCCGAGCACTGCGCCGCCCGATCCTTGCGCGGCGCTCCCGGCGCGTCGCGACGGCGGCGCCCTCGCCGCGACGGCGAATGTGCCGCCGATCCTGTTTGCGGCTTACACCTTCGCGCTCAAAGCCGACGGCGATCCGTTGCTCTGCGACGAGCCGGGTTTCGACATCGACGGTATCGACACGGGGCCACCCGGCGTCTGCGACAACCCCGCGTGCCGCGCGTTGCCATCGACCGGCGTGCACAACAGCGCAAAGTGCGACGCGCCCGGCGGCGTCGACAACGCGGGCCTCACCCTCTTCAACAAGGTCGCACAAGTTCCTGGCGCCGCGCCCCAGCTAAAGGCCGTCACGATCAACGACTACGTACGGCGCGGCCTGCTCAATCTGTTGGTCGAGTTGACCGACTACAACGGCCAGGAGGAAGACGATCAGGTCACGGCGAACTTCTACCTGTCGTCGGGCATGGACGGCATCACCGCGAAGCCGAACGGCCTGAAGGAGGTCGTGGCGCTGCCCCTCGTTTGGGACGGCACCCAACCGGACACCGCGTGGGTCGTCGACGAACGGTCGGTGCGCTCGGAAGGACGCTTTGTGTTTCCGCGTCAAACGG from Myxococcales bacterium includes:
- a CDS encoding sigma 54-dependent Fis family transcriptional regulator, producing the protein MGFDEGTTALLRSADASAAVLSPSVRIVITGGPDKGQDRLITDLAHRRVLVGKGELAELRLTDPTVSRRHLALELDESGGVVLTDLGSSNGTFVGNLRVREATLTGTETVRLGATLMQIALEGAAGPVSASTSANFGAVIGGSPPMRRMYSEAERLAPLDVPLLLEGEAGTGKALLAEAIHEASARRGGPLLVFDRGEMPATALERELFGSDDRGPEPGLLERARGGTLVITEISALDLPTQLRLLRALETKSVRRIGGTTSQPIDARLIATTRRDLDRAVQERAFREELLLALSAGRIEVPPLRKRRGDLPLLAKFFWLRFGGSASTLSPDFLQRLDQHSLRGNVRQLAALVAEELAGGRADGATAAPDASDGADADSESAKDILDAIVQKGLAFAPARQLMNAEFERRYLKHMLALHKGNVSRAAAASGISRRYFYRLQAKDA
- a CDS encoding CPBP family intramembrane metalloprotease; its protein translation is MLSALRSFVWRQWESIDTEYRTERLPSGKAAAVLLTVAVGLILPTYLGKPTSVLQWERARLAIDTLEAGPMRELIPHVYWALFKLVNYFLVPVLCIKLVLKERVADFGFSLKHSRRVWALYAAMVMLALPLAYLASHSAAFLRTYPKFPGAGHSWTLFFTWELAYGLQFFLLEFFFRGFMLFALARYVGSLAIAIMVVPYAMIHFGKPAAECVGSVFAGLVLGTIALRTRSIYGGVMVHCAVAWSMDAFALLQKGQLPR
- a CDS encoding protein kinase, which translates into the protein MLVAERIGDFLAFPAFAKGSSASVHLARLVRTTGFQRLVVLKRLHKTLVHDKEAAARLLSEARLASRVRSPYVVPILDVVTTPGALCLVMELVQGVTLGRLMELAIERSKLLEPSVVVAIFGNVLRGLHTAHEAVGEDRQPLGLVHRDVAPGNVLVGADGLARVLDFGIAKALGDARATATGEVRGTLAYMSPEQLRGAPVTRLTDIYSAGALCWEALTGKRLREDANATAALLSSEGAVTPPSQLREGLSATLDEVLLRALKNEPSQRFPSANAMAAALEAALPPAATDDVIKVLEELAFDDLDRLREQVTACEAYVHDATDGDRETARQDPGPAENDVEAWPVFEGALVAGKYRVERVLGRGGMGVVLGAKHIELGELVAIKVIKGGIDDTTAERFVREARAASRVKGEHVVRVIDVGRERGVPYLVMERLEGGDLRSVLAAWGPLAIDEAVLYVLHACEALAEAHSLGIVHRDLKPANLFLGRHPDGSPLVKVLDFGIAKTQPEGGEDHISLTATRDVLGSPAYMSPEQIRRPKDVDARADIWALGVVLYELLTGKHPFFDENSMAVLARIYAEDPTPIRDLRPDVPSGLVAVVARCLKKDVDARFANVAELAAALEPFAPAGQVSTGRIKRMSLAPAANAAPTIFRDGPSAKSDRARSRRAMALVALALVAAAGVVTAMTLGPKSGAATSNDPPKRLMFGDAATETPVAREAARDAEALAPSGGETPGPRPSAPPGQAGSIGVAGSTGAGPAAAHSAPVASPQALPQGQKPRPPKAGVTPPAAGSTETEPKEPPRPATPPPSVPSAPTPRSDPAADFR
- a CDS encoding prolipoprotein diacylglyceryl transferase, which encodes MALFAGQSLGSWRAAGVVHGGIFGGIAASVWLSRRMGLGNLRVLDWCGAPVALGQGVGRLGCFLAGCCYGRPDDGPWSIVFTSERAHAIAHTPLHVPLFPVQLVDGAAHLLLALVLASPPLRVGQKRPGITLFAWLFAEGVLRFVIESFRGDLERGTWGVGSTGRITATLLMAVGLLGLAALARAAPRGSSGA